From Dermochelys coriacea isolate rDerCor1 chromosome 9, rDerCor1.pri.v4, whole genome shotgun sequence, one genomic window encodes:
- the OTOS gene encoding otospiralin, which yields MRFIFIGLISLCMLMNALTDARPVQDEDDPYQEPAALPYWPFWSSDFWSYVEYFRTLGAYNRINEMARTLFAQYPFGNNLGYDVPYHEH from the exons ATGAGGTTTATCTTTATTGGCTTAATTTCCCTCTGCATGCTGATGAATGCATTAACAG aTGCCCGGCCAGTACAGGATGAAGACG ACCCGTATCAGGAACCTGCAGCCCTGCCATACTGGCCTTTCTGGTCCAGTGATTTTTGGTCGTATGTGGAGTATTTCCGGACCCTGGGAGCATACAACAGAATCAACGAAATGGCCAGAACCCTGTTTGCTCAATACCCTTTTGGAAATAACCTTGGTTATGATGTTCCCTATCACGAGCATTAA